One region of Mesobacillus boroniphilus genomic DNA includes:
- a CDS encoding DMT family transporter: MDIRMAAAHLLVILLWGSAFAGIRHGLEGYSPEHLSFLRLLIGSVVLVCYAALRKMKLPEIKDWPVIFLFGFLGFAVYQTALNFGEQTVRAGAASLLVSTSPVFIGLLGRMFFQERTGKWYWSGASISMAGIFLISFGAGGSFELGIGILLILIASLSESIYFVFQKKYLDKYGALPFTAYTIWAATIFMGFFAPGIVSQITEAPIGATISAVYLGLFPTVVAYFAIAYITAQSGASEAASSLYLTPAASFLIAWIWLGEVPAILTIAGGVITLLGVSLTYFKGRHEMAEPSLKIKG; this comes from the coding sequence ATGGACATTAGAATGGCAGCAGCACACTTGCTCGTAATTTTATTATGGGGATCGGCATTTGCGGGGATCAGGCATGGTCTCGAAGGGTATTCTCCAGAGCACTTGTCATTCCTGCGGCTTTTGATCGGGTCAGTCGTACTTGTTTGCTATGCAGCATTAAGAAAAATGAAGCTTCCAGAAATAAAAGATTGGCCAGTGATATTCCTGTTTGGATTCCTTGGATTCGCAGTCTATCAAACAGCTCTTAATTTTGGTGAACAAACTGTCCGAGCTGGCGCTGCAAGCCTGCTCGTTTCTACTTCACCAGTTTTTATTGGTTTATTAGGAAGGATGTTCTTCCAGGAGCGCACCGGGAAATGGTACTGGTCTGGCGCATCCATCAGCATGGCAGGAATTTTTCTCATTTCCTTCGGGGCTGGCGGAAGTTTCGAGCTTGGTATTGGCATACTCCTTATACTAATTGCTTCATTATCTGAGTCAATTTACTTTGTGTTCCAAAAAAAATACTTAGATAAGTATGGAGCTCTACCTTTTACTGCCTATACGATTTGGGCAGCCACTATTTTCATGGGTTTCTTTGCTCCAGGCATAGTTTCCCAGATTACTGAGGCACCAATAGGAGCTACGATTAGCGCTGTTTACCTTGGTCTATTCCCTACGGTGGTTGCTTACTTTGCAATTGCTTATATTACAGCTCAATCTGGCGCATCTGAAGCAGCAAGTTCCCTATACCTCACTCCAGCAGCTTCATTCCTTATTGCCTGGATTTGGCTGGGAGAAGTACCGGCAATCCTGACAATAGCAGGCGGTGTGATTACCCTTTTAGGAGTTTCCCTGACCTATTTCAAGGGGAGGCATGAAATGGCAGAACCCTCTTTAAAAATCAAAGGATAG
- a CDS encoding FAD-binding domain-containing protein, with translation MNIVLFNKDLRISDHQPLTEAARAGEVLPLYVFEPSLWKEAPLSARHFEFVVESLDELAKGIEDQGGKLFFAINEMKMVLDKLLDIYDSINLFLHNDIRLMDIVAEWARQNEQRVFSYGPELENVPGKLFNNRLNSYLKELLAEVPNKIDVPSKIPDFLFTDFKKLQNFKVKGNKIRFGQQGGEMKAAETLDSFLEGRFSNYIENHQKPLPSSLSSSRLSAYITWGNISVRTVFQKTDEKLQACELEEDKIQLEEFLSKLTARMKICSTENKDQQLPNDSNIKREWNEDWFQRWLQGRTGIPIIDAAMRSLDKTGWMNFSLRAMVTSFIANTLSLDERNPSSALAELYLDYEPAVHDFYVQQQVGMKRKMKIIDPVKVGRQLDPDGAFIRRYIPELSKLPDEYIHEPWLYPAFYQLGYEAPMVDVKKMNKHARLQYQALKSKGKDILKKEEGESEQLSFDF, from the coding sequence ATGAACATCGTCCTTTTCAATAAAGATTTGCGTATTTCTGATCATCAGCCTTTGACTGAAGCAGCCAGGGCAGGAGAGGTATTGCCACTGTACGTTTTTGAGCCTTCACTATGGAAGGAGGCGCCGCTTTCCGCCCGCCATTTTGAATTTGTTGTTGAGAGCCTGGATGAGCTGGCAAAAGGCATAGAGGACCAGGGCGGGAAACTTTTTTTCGCAATCAATGAGATGAAGATGGTCCTGGATAAATTGTTGGATATTTATGATTCTATTAACTTATTTCTGCACAATGATATAAGATTAATGGACATAGTTGCGGAGTGGGCGAGGCAAAATGAGCAGCGCGTGTTTTCTTATGGTCCTGAACTTGAAAATGTCCCGGGTAAGCTATTTAATAATCGTTTGAACTCTTATTTAAAAGAACTGCTTGCTGAAGTTCCAAACAAGATTGATGTACCGTCAAAAATACCTGATTTTTTGTTCACTGATTTTAAAAAACTTCAGAATTTCAAAGTCAAGGGAAATAAAATCCGCTTTGGTCAGCAAGGTGGAGAAATGAAGGCTGCTGAAACGCTGGATTCATTCCTAGAAGGCAGATTCTCAAACTACATCGAAAATCACCAAAAACCGCTGCCATCCTCGCTTTCGTCATCAAGGCTTTCTGCTTATATAACATGGGGAAATATATCGGTCAGAACTGTTTTTCAAAAAACTGATGAGAAATTGCAAGCATGTGAGCTGGAGGAAGATAAAATCCAGCTTGAGGAGTTTTTATCAAAGCTTACTGCCCGAATGAAAATTTGCAGTACAGAAAATAAAGATCAGCAACTTCCAAATGATAGTAACATCAAAAGGGAATGGAATGAAGATTGGTTCCAGCGATGGCTGCAGGGAAGGACGGGAATCCCGATTATCGATGCAGCCATGAGGAGTCTGGATAAAACGGGATGGATGAATTTCTCGTTGCGCGCTATGGTTACGTCTTTTATTGCAAATACTTTATCGCTGGATGAGCGGAACCCATCCTCTGCCCTGGCAGAGTTATATTTAGACTACGAACCAGCAGTACATGATTTCTATGTCCAGCAACAAGTGGGAATGAAAAGGAAGATGAAAATCATTGACCCTGTTAAAGTTGGGAGGCAGCTTGATCCGGATGGCGCTTTCATCCGCCGATATATCCCTGAGTTAAGTAAGCTTCCGGACGAATACATCCACGAACCGTGGCTTTACCCTGCTTTTTATCAGCTTGGCTATGAAGCACCTATGGTTGATGTGAAAAAGATGAATAAACATGCCCGGCTTCAATACCAGGCCTTAAAAAGCAAAGGAAAGGACATCCTGAAAAAAGAGGAAGGCGAATCGGAGCAGCTATCCTTTGATTTTTAA
- a CDS encoding DUF3307 domain-containing protein — protein MLLLSLIIAHLLADFYLQTDRMVHDKLNNIKKHILHHFLVNTAVLAAGWLLFYRENDPVMNVVWPVLFITSTHLIIDLVKIKLVDQYTARENLNKLWFFILDQLLHLFMLLIALQLFYQKSLISNFDSFIKLLFEEGRQMDAASTILVIVIILILGTTVSGHLIRILLGSLPGQLLTFEGKYTFKNELKEPAYQQTSNGERGLSEQYSYMIFNKHDMSRGKLIGYIERLLVILLTYYSSYPAIAFIVTAKSIARFKQMDDRDWAEYFLLGTLTSMFMGIMFGILLREILN, from the coding sequence ATGCTTTTATTGAGTTTGATTATTGCGCATCTGCTAGCAGATTTTTACCTTCAGACTGATCGTATGGTGCACGACAAGCTGAACAATATTAAAAAGCATATACTACATCATTTCCTGGTGAACACAGCTGTGCTCGCGGCAGGCTGGCTCCTTTTTTATCGGGAGAATGACCCTGTAATGAATGTCGTCTGGCCGGTTCTATTCATAACGAGTACACATCTAATCATTGACCTTGTAAAAATCAAGCTCGTGGATCAATATACGGCACGCGAAAATTTAAATAAACTATGGTTTTTTATATTAGACCAGCTGCTGCATCTTTTCATGCTATTGATAGCGTTGCAATTGTTTTATCAAAAATCGCTAATCTCCAATTTTGATAGTTTTATAAAGCTTCTGTTTGAGGAAGGGCGCCAAATGGACGCTGCTAGTACGATCCTCGTCATTGTGATTATTTTAATATTGGGGACAACAGTCAGCGGACATTTAATCCGCATCCTTCTCGGCTCTCTGCCCGGACAGCTGTTAACCTTTGAAGGGAAATATACTTTTAAAAATGAGCTGAAAGAGCCGGCATATCAGCAAACCAGCAATGGTGAAAGAGGGCTGTCCGAGCAATACAGCTATATGATCTTCAATAAACACGATATGTCACGCGGGAAGCTGATTGGCTATATCGAGCGACTTCTGGTTATCTTACTTACATACTACAGCTCGTATCCTGCAATCGCCTTCATTGTTACCGCAAAATCAATCGCCCGTTTTAAACAAATGGATGATCGTGACTGGGCGGAATACTTTCTCCTTGGCACCTTGACATCCATGTTCATGGGTATCATGTTCGGAATCCTTTTAAGAGAAATATTAAATTAG
- a CDS encoding peptidylprolyl isomerase, which translates to MAKKGYIQMQNGEKIEIELYPNEAPGTVANFEKLANEGFYNGLSFHRVIPGFVSQGGCPSGTGTGGPGYTIKCETEGNPHKHEPGSLSMAHAGKDTGGSQFFIVHESQPHLNDVHTVFGKVTSNLEAAKAMRNGDVMEKVVVTEE; encoded by the coding sequence ATGGCTAAAAAAGGATACATACAAATGCAAAATGGTGAAAAAATCGAAATCGAACTCTACCCTAATGAAGCACCTGGTACAGTTGCGAACTTTGAGAAGCTTGCAAACGAAGGCTTTTATAACGGTTTGTCCTTCCACCGGGTAATTCCTGGTTTTGTTAGTCAGGGTGGGTGCCCTTCTGGAACAGGGACTGGCGGTCCAGGCTACACAATCAAGTGTGAAACAGAAGGTAATCCGCATAAGCATGAACCAGGTTCACTTTCAATGGCACACGCGGGTAAAGACACAGGCGGCAGCCAGTTCTTCATCGTGCATGAATCACAGCCACACTTAAATGACGTGCACACTGTATTCGGGAAAGTTACTTCTAATTTAGAAGCGGCAAAAGCGATGCGCAATGGAGATGTTATGGAAAAGGTCGTTGTTACCGAAGAATAA
- a CDS encoding VanZ family protein, which yields MLNLIDFKHKKWISAISYALFIIYIVIAVILLFLSPYRQSAYEINSAGTNPYNIIPFKTITDYIKASSHINQSIWMSNLFGNVLAFFPLGIFLPWLFKRFIGFWRTISSVFLATSSVEILQFATRVGSFDIDDIILNTIGGAFGYLVIKIIYLLILKGNTHEH from the coding sequence ATGCTAAATCTAATAGATTTCAAACATAAAAAATGGATTTCAGCAATATCCTATGCATTATTCATTATATACATCGTCATTGCCGTCATTTTGTTGTTTCTCAGTCCTTACAGACAGTCTGCGTATGAAATTAATTCTGCAGGCACCAACCCTTATAACATCATCCCATTTAAAACAATCACAGACTACATAAAAGCTTCTTCGCACATAAATCAAAGTATCTGGATGTCTAATCTATTTGGCAATGTTCTGGCCTTTTTCCCATTAGGAATCTTCTTACCCTGGTTGTTCAAAAGGTTCATTGGATTTTGGAGAACGATCAGTTCTGTCTTTCTGGCGACTTCATCGGTGGAGATCCTCCAGTTTGCCACTAGAGTTGGCAGTTTCGACATTGATGATATCATTCTTAACACAATTGGCGGTGCATTTGGCTACCTGGTAATCAAGATCATTTACCTACTTATATTGAAGGGGAATACACATGAACATTAG
- a CDS encoding GNAT family N-acetyltransferase, whose protein sequence is MNIRLLKNGEQPPWNLLLLADPSKDLVSQYLHKGLCYVAESDDKDTVGVIVMVQVSNQIIEIMNLAVDQLHQGKGLGTSLLKHGIRSATEKGYSAIEIGTGNSSIHQLALYQKVGFRITGIEHDFFIRNYEEPIFENGIQCRDMIRLSMPLKNEAQLAE, encoded by the coding sequence ATGAACATTAGACTGTTAAAAAACGGCGAACAGCCGCCCTGGAACCTGCTCCTCCTGGCTGATCCTTCTAAAGATTTGGTTTCACAATATTTACATAAAGGTTTGTGCTATGTTGCGGAGTCAGATGACAAAGATACAGTCGGAGTAATCGTCATGGTTCAAGTTAGTAATCAAATTATTGAAATTATGAATCTAGCAGTTGATCAATTACATCAAGGTAAGGGTTTAGGGACCAGCTTGCTTAAACATGGGATTCGGTCCGCAACCGAAAAAGGTTATAGTGCAATTGAAATCGGTACAGGAAATTCAAGTATCCACCAACTGGCACTTTATCAAAAAGTGGGCTTCCGAATCACTGGAATAGAGCATGATTTTTTTATAAGGAATTATGAAGAACCCATTTTCGAAAATGGAATCCAGTGCAGAGATATGATCCGATTATCGATGCCCTTGAAGAATGAAGCGCAGTTGGCGGAATAA
- the mug gene encoding G/U mismatch-specific DNA glycosylase, giving the protein MEPISDHLRENLDVIFVGFNPSIRSSETGHHYANPNNRFWKILFEAGITPRKYDSTEDHQLLDLGYGMTNIVARPTKAADEITKEEYQQGKLELRQKIEKYSPKIVCFVGKGVYQQYSGKKDIPWGKQDEPVVAGTVDFIAPSSSGLVRMKMDEVVGIYKELPLLKERLISK; this is encoded by the coding sequence ATGGAGCCGATTTCTGATCATTTACGTGAAAATCTTGATGTCATTTTTGTTGGTTTCAATCCGAGCATCCGTTCTTCCGAAACAGGTCATCATTACGCCAATCCAAACAATAGATTTTGGAAGATTCTTTTTGAAGCAGGCATCACGCCAAGAAAGTACGATTCAACAGAGGATCATCAGCTTCTGGATCTAGGCTACGGGATGACGAACATCGTTGCTCGACCGACTAAAGCAGCGGATGAAATTACAAAAGAAGAATACCAGCAGGGGAAGCTAGAGCTAAGACAAAAGATTGAAAAATACAGTCCGAAAATCGTTTGTTTCGTTGGTAAAGGTGTTTACCAGCAATATAGCGGCAAAAAAGATATTCCATGGGGAAAGCAGGATGAACCTGTCGTCGCTGGTACTGTCGATTTTATTGCCCCATCCTCAAGCGGCCTCGTGAGGATGAAAATGGATGAAGTAGTGGGGATTTACAAGGAACTCCCATTATTAAAGGAACGTTTAATATCCAAGTGA
- a CDS encoding DUF1641 domain-containing protein, producing the protein MAKAVTNIKRIQLTEEEKRKMDLEEIETALLDNKEAILQSMDILKHMNQRGVLTLLDGLFSEGDKVLNVLIKAVDKPEATNTIKNLLLMVGVLGTINVQQLEPLLLKLNSGIARVSEYTDSKGEDKLGYYDIVRSLKDPEINRALSLLFEFLKGMGEDTEGLERTTQLPENQDIHQSQNGTLEDK; encoded by the coding sequence ATGGCTAAAGCAGTCACTAACATCAAGCGAATACAGCTGACAGAGGAAGAAAAACGAAAAATGGACCTGGAGGAAATCGAGACCGCCTTGCTTGATAACAAGGAAGCGATTTTACAGTCGATGGACATCCTTAAGCATATGAATCAGCGCGGGGTGCTGACGCTTTTGGACGGATTGTTCAGTGAAGGGGATAAGGTCCTGAATGTTCTTATAAAAGCAGTAGACAAGCCCGAAGCTACCAATACAATCAAGAACCTTTTGCTGATGGTTGGCGTTCTCGGTACAATCAATGTTCAGCAGCTTGAACCTTTGCTGTTGAAATTGAATTCTGGTATTGCTAGAGTATCAGAATATACTGATAGCAAGGGTGAGGACAAACTTGGATATTATGATATAGTCCGTTCTTTGAAAGACCCGGAAATAAACCGCGCGCTATCTTTGCTTTTTGAGTTCCTTAAAGGAATGGGTGAAGATACAGAGGGGCTTGAAAGAACTACTCAGCTACCGGAAAATCAGGATATCCACCAAAGCCAGAATGGCACGCTGGAGGATAAGTAG
- the fdhF gene encoding formate dehydrogenase subunit alpha, whose amino-acid sequence MSGKINVTINGAEVTAEENQTILQYLSDSSIEVPSICYHPSLGPIETCDTCIVEVNGEMVRSCSTVMNDADTIDTVAPDVKKAQTMAMDKILFNHELYCTVCDYNNGMCEVHNTVKEMKINHQSIPFDQKPYEKDESNPFYRYDPDQCILCGRCVEACQDVQVTETLRIDWERDRPRVIWDNDVPINESSCVSCGHCSTVCPCNAMMEKGMEGQAGFLTGIAKETLRPMIDITKNVETGYGSILAISDMEAAMRESRIKKTKTVCTYCGVGCSFDVWTKGREILKVEPQVEAPANGISTCVKGKFGWDFVNSEERLTKPLIREGDSFREAEWDEALNLLSRKFKDIKNEYGPDSLGFITSSKCTNEESYLMQKLARSVIGTNNIDNCSRYCQTPATVGLFRTVGHGGDAGSITDIAMADLVIIVGSNTAEAHPVLATRVKRAQKLNGQKVIVADLRKHEMADRADLFIRPMAGSDLVWISAVTKYIIDQGWADEEFLNDKVNGLSEYVKSLEGFTLEYAEKTTGLSKEILMEIAESIHDAKNVCALWAMGVTQHLGGSDTSTAISNLLLITGNYGRPGTGAYPLRGHNNVQGAGDFGSSPDSLPGYQKVTDDEARQKFEQAWGTRLPEEPGINNHDMIEGMHDESLKALYIKGEEMGLVDSNINHVHAAYEKLDFFVVQDVFFSRTAQFADVVLPASPSFEKEGTFTNTERRIQRLYQVFDPVGESKPDWQILIEVANRLGAGWTYENPGEIMAEAASLMPIYSGVTYERLEGYNSLQWPVNPDGTDSPVLYLDGFPFPDGKARLYPVKWSIPIQYGEEYDIHVNNGRLLEHFHEGNLTYKSEGITSKTPETFLEVSPELAEERGLKDGTLVRLTSPYGNLKVRCTVTDRVQGKEVYLPMNDKGDAAINLLTSSYGDKNTDTPAYKETKAKMVILQYEGVNPLPWNNFRYGNPQPQIGVQVEKKWARPDYNFPGDSVKKERTKHG is encoded by the coding sequence TTGTCTGGAAAAATTAATGTGACAATCAACGGGGCCGAAGTGACGGCCGAAGAAAATCAAACAATCCTTCAATACCTTTCAGATAGTTCGATTGAAGTGCCTAGTATATGCTATCATCCAAGCCTTGGACCAATCGAGACGTGTGATACTTGTATTGTCGAAGTGAATGGAGAAATGGTCAGGTCTTGCTCGACGGTCATGAACGACGCGGATACCATTGACACAGTGGCTCCAGATGTTAAGAAGGCACAAACAATGGCGATGGACAAGATCCTATTTAATCATGAACTGTACTGTACAGTCTGTGACTACAATAACGGGATGTGTGAGGTACATAACACAGTAAAGGAAATGAAAATAAATCACCAGAGCATCCCGTTTGATCAAAAGCCATATGAAAAAGATGAATCAAACCCTTTTTACCGATATGATCCTGATCAATGCATTTTGTGCGGTAGATGTGTTGAAGCCTGTCAGGATGTACAGGTAACCGAAACGCTGAGAATCGATTGGGAACGGGACCGTCCACGTGTCATTTGGGACAATGATGTACCAATCAATGAATCATCTTGTGTTTCTTGTGGTCATTGTTCAACGGTGTGCCCGTGTAACGCGATGATGGAAAAAGGAATGGAAGGCCAAGCCGGCTTTTTGACAGGAATCGCCAAAGAAACTTTGAGGCCAATGATTGATATTACCAAGAATGTCGAAACCGGTTACGGTTCCATACTGGCTATATCCGATATGGAAGCTGCAATGCGTGAATCAAGAATCAAGAAAACAAAGACTGTTTGCACATACTGCGGAGTGGGCTGCAGTTTTGATGTATGGACGAAGGGCCGCGAAATCCTGAAGGTCGAGCCACAGGTTGAGGCGCCAGCCAACGGAATTTCTACATGTGTAAAAGGTAAATTCGGATGGGATTTCGTTAACAGCGAAGAGCGCCTGACAAAGCCGTTGATTCGTGAAGGAGACAGCTTTAGAGAAGCAGAATGGGATGAGGCGCTTAATCTGCTCTCCAGGAAATTCAAAGATATCAAGAATGAGTATGGTCCCGATTCTCTTGGGTTCATAACATCGTCGAAATGTACTAATGAAGAATCATACCTGATGCAAAAACTGGCAAGGTCGGTAATTGGAACGAATAATATTGATAATTGCTCAAGGTATTGCCAAACGCCAGCTACTGTAGGGTTGTTCAGGACAGTTGGCCATGGAGGGGATGCAGGATCAATCACAGATATCGCGATGGCTGATTTGGTCATCATCGTTGGATCCAATACAGCAGAGGCTCATCCTGTCCTGGCAACAAGAGTAAAACGGGCCCAAAAGCTGAATGGGCAAAAGGTCATTGTTGCTGATTTGCGTAAACATGAAATGGCTGACCGTGCTGACTTGTTTATACGACCTATGGCAGGCAGTGATCTCGTCTGGATTTCTGCAGTAACAAAGTATATTATCGATCAGGGCTGGGCAGATGAGGAGTTCCTGAATGATAAAGTCAACGGACTTTCTGAGTATGTGAAGAGTTTGGAAGGGTTCACACTCGAATATGCAGAAAAAACTACCGGACTTTCAAAAGAAATCCTTATGGAAATAGCTGAAAGCATCCATGATGCAAAAAACGTTTGTGCGCTGTGGGCAATGGGAGTAACACAGCATCTTGGAGGAAGTGACACTAGTACGGCAATTTCCAATCTATTACTGATTACCGGAAACTATGGCCGTCCTGGAACAGGAGCATATCCGCTTCGGGGTCATAACAATGTTCAAGGGGCTGGGGATTTTGGCAGCAGTCCAGACTCACTCCCTGGATATCAGAAGGTGACCGATGATGAAGCTCGGCAAAAATTCGAGCAAGCATGGGGAACAAGGCTGCCTGAAGAGCCTGGAATCAATAACCATGACATGATCGAAGGAATGCATGACGAATCCCTAAAAGCCCTTTATATCAAAGGGGAAGAGATGGGGTTAGTTGATTCAAATATCAACCACGTTCATGCTGCTTATGAAAAATTGGACTTCTTTGTGGTCCAGGATGTGTTTTTCTCACGTACAGCGCAGTTTGCGGATGTAGTCCTGCCAGCGAGTCCTAGCTTTGAAAAGGAAGGAACATTCACAAATACGGAGCGCAGAATTCAACGTTTGTATCAGGTGTTCGATCCAGTGGGTGAATCTAAACCAGATTGGCAAATCCTGATTGAAGTTGCTAACCGCCTCGGAGCAGGCTGGACTTATGAAAATCCTGGTGAAATCATGGCAGAGGCAGCAAGTCTTATGCCAATCTACTCCGGAGTTACTTATGAACGCCTGGAGGGGTACAATAGCCTTCAATGGCCAGTAAATCCGGATGGAACGGACAGCCCCGTATTGTATTTAGATGGTTTTCCTTTCCCGGATGGTAAAGCACGTCTTTACCCGGTAAAATGGTCGATTCCGATTCAATATGGAGAGGAATATGATATCCATGTCAATAATGGCCGTTTGCTTGAGCATTTCCATGAAGGGAACCTAACTTATAAGTCAGAAGGAATCACCTCGAAGACTCCTGAAACATTCCTTGAAGTCTCACCAGAGCTTGCGGAAGAAAGGGGCTTGAAGGATGGAACACTCGTAAGGCTGACATCGCCATACGGCAACTTGAAGGTCAGGTGTACTGTTACCGACAGAGTGCAAGGAAAGGAAGTGTATTTGCCTATGAATGACAAGGGCGATGCTGCGATCAATCTCCTTACAAGCAGCTATGGTGATAAAAACACGGATACTCCAGCTTATAAGGAGACGAAGGCCAAAATGGTAATACTCCAATATGAAGGAGTCAATCCTTTGCCCTGGAATAATTTCCGATATGGCAATCCACAGCCGCAAATCGGCGTCCAAGTAGAGAAGAAATGGGCACGTCCAGATTATAACTTTCCTGGAGATTCTGTGAAGAAGGAGCGGACCAAGCATGGCTAA